ATCATCTCATCTCTCTTCATCTCTTCATCTCTTCATCTATAGAAGTAGACGCACTGCAATTTCTTATTTCTTCTCACTCTCTCTTGGTCTTTTTAAGAACATCGGCTGATTTCATGCTTTGGGCAGTGATCTTCCAATTTTTTTTTAGGAAATTAGCGTCTTGATAATTTTTCATAGAAGTAACCAGTTTACGACTTAATTGTATTTCAGCAATGTTTGACATATGTTGAGGTGCCTTAGTGTCAGAAATGGTTGTTTTGATTGCTCTGTCTGTTTTCCCCCATGCTACGGATTCAAGATTGATTGCGAAAAATAAAAATTTCTTCTGGTGTAAAATTTCATAACAGATATATCACTGTCTATAAGTCCTACTAGAAAATCAAATTTGTTTCAAGACACAAGAGAAACAAAGATACATGGATTTTTTTTTATGCAAATGCAAGTTTAAGCATCTAGTCTCCCAAGTCGTGTTGTTTTTTAAGGGGTTAGGGTTgatgaagattcatatgttcaagCGTGAACCAAATTTGGGGTTTGTTATTTCTTGACTGATCTATATATAGAGGAATTTGTGGCACATTCTGCTAATGTGAACTGCATCAAAATTGGAAAGAAAACACGACGACATTTTATTACAGGAGGTGATGATGAAATTGTGAATGTTTGGTCAATTGGGAAAGCAGCACCCATAACGGTCAGTACTCGCTtccaatttcttttttgtttgtttgatatATGGCATGGACTTATATAGTCTCAATACCCAAACTTCATCTTTCAgtttttaaaattataatgaatCGAAGAAAATGTACAAATGATTCTAAACGATTATATCTTTTTTGTTGTTGCAGAGTTTAAGTGGCCACACGAGCCCTATAGAATCTGTAACTTTTGATTCAACCGAAGTTTTGGTGGCTGCTGGAGCTTCTTCTGGGGTGGTAAAGCTCTGGGAGTTAGAAGAGACAAAGGGTATTTATGACTTTTTATGTAATCACCTTAAGTCTCTGTAGTACTTTTTTTTACTCGATGACTAATTCTTTTTCTTCAAATGCAGTGTTTAGAACACTTAATGGACACCGATCCTACTGCACATCCTTGGAATTCCATCCTTTTGGTGAGTTTCTTGCATCAGGATCCATGGATACGAATTTGAAGATATGGGATATTCGAAAGAAAGGATGCATTCATACATATAAGGGTCATAAACGAGCAATTAGTACTATCAGATTTACCCCTGATGGAAGATGGGTGGTGTCTGGAGGACTTGATAATGTTGTAAAGATATGGGACTTAACTGCTGGAAAACTCTTGCATGAGTTCAAGTTACATGAAGGACACATTAAATCAATGGATTTCCACCCTATCGAGTTTCTTCTAGCAACAGGTTTGTATCCATCCAACAATGGCTTCTATTTTGAGTATTTTCTCTCCatgttttttaaaaatgtttttgttgATGATGTGTGTGTTAAACTTAATTCCAGGTTCATCAGATAGAACTGTGAAATTTTGGGATTTGGAAACCTTTGAATTGATTGGAACAACTCGGCCTGAGGTATACATATAGAAACTTCTATGTATCAATGTGGGTCCACAATCCTTCTTTTATGACCTGTTTATTGATTTTACACAGGCAACAGGGGTACGATCAGTTACATTTCATCCAGATGGAAGAACACTCTTTTGTGGATTAGACAACAGTTTAAAGGTTCtaacttttttcttcttttttacaTTAGTTTTTATAGTttgctttttggaaactataattctcactttgactttgactttgactttttttAAGGTGTATTCATGGGAGCCTATAATTTGTCATGATGCTGTTGATATAGGATGGTCAACCTTGGGTGACCTTTGTATTGATGATGGGAAGCTTTTAGGGTGCTCATATTATCAAAACTCTATTGGAGTTTGGGCAACAGATGTTTCAGTAACTATCTTTAATTCTTTATCCTTCCATGATTTAAATAATTTCACATTATTTATTATTTACTTGTATACCTTTCTGTTTGTGAAGCATATTGAACCATATGCACATAACATGATAGCCATGGAAAAAGCTCATGTGGAGCCAAAAACTGATCTCCAGGAAAGTGTTATAGAGAGAGTCAAGACTCCAAGAATGTCATTTATACCTTCAGATGATGACACAAAAGATATCAAGAATATATATGTAGACAGTAAGTTTTTATCTCAATTATTTTAATCTTTTACCTATTTTATCTTTACTGTAATACTCACTGTTTGAAGTAAAGCTGCAGGCATGACTCCTGTTGTTTCTAGAAAAGATGGATCAAATACAAACATCCAGAGAAGGCTTTTTACTGATGATGTGGCGATTGATTCTGATTCTTCAGAGGAGAAAACACATAATTCCACTAGTGTTTCAGAAGAGTGTCAAAAATCTTCATCTAACCATGAGGTATCCATTGATTCCTCCAACAAAAGGTTGACACCTGTTAAATGTGTTGCAGTTTCAAATGGAAAGACTCGCAATCTTGTTGAGAAATTTGAGAAAAAAGAATCTCAAAAACCTAATACAGATAACATGTATGTAAATGGTGACACTGTAGAACAGCCACCTGTCAATGTGGTCACATGTGCAATACCTGAAACTGCCACGTCACCAATAAAGACACCTGATAATGACATGGCGTCTTTGTCAGTATCAGAAGCTAAATTGTCACCTGTGACATTTAAAGCTTCCCCTAAAGCTAAGGTCTTATCAGTTCAGAGAAGACCTGTTGCTTCCAAAAGGGTAATATCGGAAAAAGTTAGGTCGCCTCCAATGGCAGTTGCACAGAGATGTAGAGCTTCTTCTCAAGTGATACCTGAAAGAAGTAGAATTAGAACCAGAACTTCACCTCTGCCAGCTGTACCAAGGCAAATTACTTCTACACATATGACAACTGAAAAACCTAAATTTTCTCCCTTGTTTGTAAGATTCCTCCCTTTGTTGAAAAAGGAAGTTATATGTTTCACAAAAAGTAACAAATAGATTTACTTTTAAGTTTTAACAACTGGCAGGAGGATAATCCACAAACCACAGGAAGAGGTTTGATGTGTAAGAATGATGACACTGAAGATTTGATGATTGATCATGAGTTATTTTTAAGCACTCTTCAGTCTCGCCTTACAAAACTTCAGGTACCTTTTAGTTTTCAGTATTACTATTTAATCAAATGAAATGAACATAGCACGTGGTTTAAAAAAATTGGGTGCTTTCTTTTTTCTAAATTAATTTCctttttgttttatttgtgatTGGATTTGACCAGGTTATAGGGCATTTTTGGGCACAAAATGACACAAGGGGTGCTATTAATGCGTTGCAGAAGTTACCAGATCATGCAGTGAGTATTTAACCATTCATTCATCGCAGGGTTTTACTTTTACAACAAATACTGTGTGTTGTAGCATAACATTTGACATGTTATTTTGGGTGATTGATTTCAGGTACATGCAGATGTGATTAGTGTTATGCTGGAAAACACAGAGTGTTTAAATTTAGATCACTTCTCTTGCTTGTTGCCTTTACTTTTGGGATTACTCGATAGCAACACAGAGAGGCATATAAACGTGTCGTTGGAAATGTTATTGAAGCTTGTAGCTGTCTTTGGGCCTTTAATCACCTCCACAATCTCAACACCTCCATCTGTGGGTGTTGATCTTCATGCAGAAAAAAGGTTTGTATAAACTGTTGTTTAAAAGGCCAATTCTTGCATATAACTAGTAAGATATTTGAATCTGATTCCATAAAAATCTGACTTTTATGACAGATTTGAATGCTGCAATGAATGCCATGTGGAGCTCCAAAAGATCCAGAAAAGTCTCCCAAATGTTATAAGGTAAACTAATGTTTTTTGAACTTAATGACATTAACTTCCAGATTTGTTATTGATTATTTTTGGTTGTAGGCGGGGTGGTTTGACAGCAAGAAGTGCACAAGAACTAAATCTTGTACTTCAACTATCGTGATCCAATTTAAAGTTCAAATGTGTATCTTTTATATGAAAAAAGAAGTTTGTACAAATTTTAGCAGCAAACATCAGATCTGCATGTTGTAGAACACATTTTGATATTACTAGTTTTTTATGCAAGATTCAGATGGTTGTTGCTGGAAATTTGTATGGTAATTGTTGGCCTTTTGCCAATAGGTGCATATGtagtctttttttattttttgttgtcCTTTTTTCTTCAAATGTAAAGATCAAATTTTCATGGTGTAAAACACATGTTGATATTGAAGTTCAATATAGGAATTGAGTGACTAATGTTCGAAATTTGTGTAACTATCCTTGGTTTCATAGCATTTTCTCGTTGAGTCCTTTATAGATTAAGCGGTTAACGGATGATCATATATAAAGTGTTGTATACATAAATATTGGTTTCTTCTTTGAACCAAATAAAATGTCAGAGAATAGGAGTAAATGTGACTATTTTATCCTCATATTTAAAAATGATTAATAGCATGTGCTTGTTTATTTAAAATTCGTTAAAAATTAAACCTATAAATGACCGTTTTAAAAAACTTGataaaaataataacattaaCTTAAATTGTACATAATATTAAGATAggttcaaataaaataaaaataaaaaataaaactagcTCCAAATATTTTTTAATAGAGACGAAGCAAAATATTTTATTGGAACATGATTAGTAATTTAAAATAAagatataattatataatatCTTCATTACTCAAACTAATCAAGTGTGAAATCAATGTACTATATTATGTCCAATAACCATCTttatatataagcattaaacTGACAATAAAAGACAGATATAGGAAAGAACTATGTTGGAGAATCCGTATAACCatcttttatacatgttttaatagtatcaatcaatcaatcagcCAAATTACTAACAAATCCCAGGAAGAATCCGTAGAAAGATGTAATATAATACTTAATCCTGGAGGTTAATTCACTGATTTGTTGTGTTCATTAAGTTCATTTAGAGAAGAAATTGGTTGGATACCTTTGGACTTCATTTCTGCAAATAGACCTACAGCTTCTTCAATGTGGTTTGATTTGTGTCTGCATCAATGATTGTGGTTTAGATGACCGAATTTGAAACGATTCCCTTTTTCTCCATTTCTAATTGAATgattagagttttttttttctttacctCCAAGCATCACATACCTAAAAGAACATAGATTTATACAAGAAAAATAGGATCTTAGTTAAAGTAGAGAAGAAACGATCTTAGTTCATACGTTCGATGATATCATACATCTTCAATCTTCATTGTCGATTTCTTGTTGATTTTGATGTTTCCCACACCGATTTCAAGGAAAGGCTTAGAGAAACGAATATGATTCAATGATATCGATGATATCAAGCATCTTCAATCTTCACTTTCGATTTGCTGTTGATTTCAATTTTTCCCACACCAATCGATTTCAGGGAAATGGTTAGATAGACGAGTATTCGATTAAACGATATCGGACAATTTAGGGAAAttgtttattgtttttttattttcagAATATTAAACAATTTAACAAAACCATGTAGTTTTGACTAATTGGGTACCtaacttatatacccttaaggtatatttacttttccatatatatatatatatatatatatatatatatatatatatatatatatatatatatatatatatatatatatatatatatatatatatatatatatatatatatatatatatatatatatccgtctCCATGTCATCAACACAACCCCATCATGGATGCATTACATGATAAATGTTTGAGGCATCTTACATGAGGCCTATGTGACACCAAATGTTGGAAGCAATTTAAGACATCACACTTTTTAACCTAATAGATAAATGTTCAAGCCATTCTCATCTCTCTCATCTAGCATTCTCCATGTTCCAAGTTAAACATTTTCTCGTCTGGTCAACCATAGCAAGATGTACAAGTACCAATGCAATATTTTACAACCCATTTATGCAAATAGATGAAGGAAGATCGGGTTAGATATGCTGTGCATGAAGAAAAATCTCATTACCTGGACACCCGAAATGGTGTTCTCAATGATGTCAAGACAGCTCTCCATCCTGTCATGTGGCCTAATAAGACGTGTTATCTGTCTGTATTTAAGCATTATGATTCTATTAAGTtcataaaaaaagataaaaaacacaACCTTAGTCACATTCATCTAAAACAATGTTCGTGACCTTTTCTCATATTGTCAATATTTAAAAATGTTGCACGACCAATTGACAAATGTTGATCCCCTTTGGTATTTTCTTTAGACGGTGTTgccattttcataaaacaaagtgATCCCTTACCCCAATTCTATGAAGCCCATTTTTGTGCCTTCTAGAAGAAGCTTCTATGGGCCTCTTCTCCCAATTGGACCGAAAAAACAAAAACTTGAACACATAATATGCAAGTATGCAACCATTGACCAATTTACAAAATACTAAGCACTCAATATTGGGTTGCTCCTCCATTAAAACTTCCATAAAATATTTACGTCTTCCACACATCTTCATACAACACACCAAGTCACCAAGTACCAACTTCAAATTGTAAgcctaattttaatatttatataatctACAGGATTATCTggcaaaatatacatgttttacttcaaGGACTAGCTTCCAAACACTTTTTTTTAACCTAAAAAGAAAACGTTTGGCCAATCACATTATTTCTTGGCAAAGGAATGTTTATAATCCAAAAATATGAAACACAAGGCCATGTGGCTATGGAGTTTGTCAACAATGACTTCAGGACATGAAATATAACATCAAACATCATGTTCGCATCAAGAGATTAGTTGATGTACAAAAGCTAGTCCGAAAACTATCGTTAGAAAAGTTCATTTTCTATTAGAAAAACGTAAATGTAGACAAAATATATCATAGTTTGAGTAAACTGCCCAAAAATGTGCAATTTAATGGCCTTGCATGGCTTTAAGTTTAACTTTACGTTTCAAGATCTAACACGTATAGTAGCTATTTGTTAATATCGAATGATGTTGATATGTCGTTTAGgtttaaaatatgaatatatctAACGAAGATTGATATAGATTAAATAGTTTTTTTATTGGGTTAAGACCATCTCCAACCACGAACATTATTTCTTTACATTATATCTATAATTATAATGTaaaaagataatatatatatatacactaaagtcatTCAACTCATTACACTATATTTAACACTAAAAAGAATATTCTATGTATATCGTTTTTTATTCAACACTATATTTAATGTTACGCTAAAAtccaacactatatatatatatatatatatatatatatatatatatatatatatatatatatatatatatatatatatatatatatatatatataaaatgttatACTAATATTCAAGACTATATACTAATGTTAAGTATAATGTAGGGTTTGAGCGTTATAGTATAATTTATAATGCAAAATTGGCTTTTTATAGGGTTGGAGATGCCCTAATATCTAGTTATCAAATTTGAAGTATGTTTAGGTAATTAGGTACCTCACACcttttttttcaaagaaaaaaaaatgccaACCAATCAAGTTtcagttttattttatttgtatgaaAAAGGGTAAAATATAACTTGTTTAGCTGTTTGAAGCGTATTAGAATTCTTTCTATTAAATAATCAATAattcaaatttttaaattttgtttcATCTAAATAGTACCCCGCATATTTGCTTGAGCACATGAACCTTTTAATTTTAGTGATCTATCTCCACAAGAAATGTATCTCCTGTTTATCAATTTATCAAATAATATAAGGGTCAAGGTATTCAACCCCCCTCTTTCCATTTAATATCCCTCCCCTAATTGatttgatgttatatatatatatatatatatatatatatatatatatatatatatatatatatatatatatatatatatatatatatatatattaaaatttattattctttttatctttattttaatagaaaatatatagTGTTTATCTTTAATGAACTTaaatattgttattttattaaccaaaaatactagtaaataaaatgattatattttaatagaaaattatagtctttatttttaatgaacttaaatcttttgtttttattaaccaaaaatactagtaaataaaatgaTTATGTCACTTATGAAAAGTTTAACTTGACTTATAAAAAAGGATATAAATATTACAAACCACGAAGATGATAACAAAAATATTAGAGAAAGAATTAATAcattttaacttaaatataagatttttatgtagACGTATGGCTCAAAAATAAAACATTtcataatttcaaattttcaatttCAATTGTTTTAAAGATAATCTGTCTTTTAGTATATACTAGTTCGCcaatatataatttgatttttattaaaaaaataatagaaaatgatTAATCAAATGTtgtatttatataacattataaatatatcaagttaaagagaaaaaaataacaaacacgaaggaaataaaatattaatacCCTTTATAACCATTTgatataataaagttattattcTATATTTCCATATAACATTTTACATAAAATATTCTGATAATAACAAATTTGTTCTATTACATGATTAAAAAAGAGTAGTTCTCACCTCTATTATCATTACAAAGCAATCAATCATCCCATTCCACCCCTAGTTACATCCTCCAAGTGTTTGATTGTAACCAAAATTATTGAAAAGAATCCATACAAATATATAAGACAAccaagatttatttgtttttcataatTGATATTGATATTTATTTGATTTTAGTGTAAAGGTGTTTAAAATCAATGTGGAGGTTAGAACCACTATTTTAAACTTAAAAGTCTTGTTTATAAAGTTAGATGACCTACTTCTTATCAAAATAATTTGCTGTGATAAGTCAGACATATCAACAAGTCAAACATCACCCTAAAGCAACTTTTTTAAGTTTGAAACCAGCAATTTTTTTGTACGACTTTAGACACTTAATATCAACATGTAATCACGTAAGAATACTATTATGTAAAAAGATCAATAATAAAATTAGGGGTTACTAACGCAAAAGCCTTAAAGtctgttaaaaaaaaatatggtttTATCCTAAAATCATTTTTAGGTGTgtaagttttttagtttttttttatctacTATTAACCTTGTGACCTCTTATAGAAAAATTTCAACTTTACCATGGAATAAATTTCTCAGGAAAACCTTacgtttgtatttttattttgtttttatcttgaataagtttttttttaatatattttatattatatgtattcATGTATACATACATATTTCTATGTATTTATATACTAAAAGCTTGTTTAATTAAAGATCATATTTACGTTTTCTAAATGCTATTTATTTATATAGGTTTTTTTGCTAATTTATGCGGTTCAAAAcatatttatacttctaaaaataatataaaaaatgtatttttatttctaaaaagtgtaaaaatatgtACCAAATCTTGATCTCCTATTGGTACCGTATTAGAACCGGTATCGAATTTAAAAACATAGGACAATACTCGGTACTCCAAAATATGAAATTCGGGAGTCGGTATCATCGGTATTGTTACTAGTAGTAAAATTGACACCATTCCCGATACTGTTACTGGTAATGTCGATCCTAAGAATAGGGTGTAAGTAGCTTTCAAGAAAAATTGAAATCGTGATTTGTTAACTATCCAAACAATCTCGTTATCTTGATCTATAACACAACTTCTTCTTAAATTTCCCGAACATATGTATAGTTTTGTATTTTTCCTATCAACTATGAGTCATATGAGTGTTTGGTCTATCTTTTCAAGATTAATGAGGGTTTATATAACGATGTTTTCTCCATGAGGCGAGAGTCTAATCTTAAGATGCGAAATTTTAGAAAAAAAGGAACAAAATTCAAACTTTGGCATGTTAAACTATATTGTTATCATTTCATGTTTGACCCCCACGTGATGGGGTCCAGAGCAGATATGTCGAACTAGATAAAATGGTTTACATTTTattataaacacacacacacacacacacacacacacacacacacacacacacatatatatatatatatatatatatatatatatatatatatatatatatatatatataacaaagcaGTACCGGATCAAATACTCATGTATTATTTCGCAAATCAAATATgcaactgtaacgcccgtagatctgggctagtcaatttagagatgataaatatcaaaaatgactttttgatggaagattatttagaaggattaatcttaactaagttatagtatatgttacaaggatttcgtacatataaagaacgctgaaatccgagttataacgaataatttatgacctatcgaagtttcgcgaaagaaccggcacgacacagcgagACGtatatagtgaatttacgttagagcgatatttagccaaaacaatctaaacgagaattgaagatctcgttaatagtagtgaaacgataaaaagataggcgaaaacggacgtcagacgaaggagttatgagtttataacggagttttcctgtcccgacctactaaaaataatataaaataacataataaaaataaagtcaaaattagccgacggagtctaaatgatagttgtagatcataatctcgcctacgcgtcgatataaggaacgtcgaaaacggagttcgtatgcgaaagttatgagtttctgaagttcggggcgcgaaccccaaagctgtgtcagagaccaTGACGTGGCAACAGTGGCCACGATGTGGCATGACTTCTGACGCATTCTGGAGCGTGACAGAGCAAGTggacgatgacgcatgcagtgacgaccaagcccacgacgtggaaaaaggtgtcacgaagtggcaagggccaattttgccctataaatagatttgaagggccagccgtttagggttgctattttctctcctctctctcccgttctacctcgatttacgtgcaaagaagtacccctgaAGCCCCGATAACATCCCGAGactcgaagcaagtcccgaagcccaaagatcccgagaagaaaagagtttccgagccgaagctctgtccacgagaaacccggtgtgtgaagatattctggtttcaccgaagaatactatttgaagagccgtagtgctgtccgatcatcctctaatcaagtgagtgtgtagtcactttcatcttacacatagatatgaactattttataaaatatgtgttatatatgtgtgtgtgtgtgtgtatatatatatatatatatatatatatatatatatatatatatattgttgtttatatggagtgagtgtgtggttactttcttctaacacataaatataaagtattagctatgaaatacgtgctatgtgttatgtattatttgtctatttgagatgggcttggaattgatgtttttatacgggtgttaaatgattcaaactatatatgtattttatttcgacaaaatatgttaggtagaacatgggtagatgaaatagtggcaactatgagacgtagtgcctattgtataaaccttggtgactatggagttagcgcctattgtataaaccttggtgactatggagttagcgcctgttaaagtaaaccttggcgactatggagttagcacatgttgagtaaaccttggcgactatggagttaacgCTTGttgagtgaaccttggtgactatggagttagcgcctgatagctatggatttagtacctgatagataactttggcagcaatggacttcatgccaattccttaggtaaatccttaggaacgaatgaataaaggatagtcgattcttagggtaaaaccttaagaaataaagaagataatggggatgggtaattgggttgattgtttgacaattgaatataataaatatattattgtgggttgataaccctatatgctcaccaagctcccaatcctgacccactcagttttctttgcattacagataatggcacaagggtataagttggtggacttgacgagagattttggattatagatcagtagttataaataactgttgtaaggtctattttatattttttatgcttttggtctgtatcgaaacatgacatcatgaggttttattatttaatgaaaatacattctctttgagaaacattttgataaattttatcatattttattttggggacaaattccataACTCTTTTAagcaaaggattactctgattttataaaaacaaagcttaaacaaatcggtcttttctggccgtgaaattggggatgtcacagcaacATTGTAAATGAAATTGATCATCTAATTATCTATCACCagttaaatgttttttatattgtTAACGTATCCCTCTAGGAATACGTCAAGAATAAGGGGACGGTAATCTAAAGGATGACCTAGCTAACGGTCGTTACTTAGCTTAAGTGTTAGGTTAGCCTTCGCCCTCACGACCTCATACTTAGCCCCCGACGTTCTAGCGCCAAGGTCCAGCTTAGAACAATTCGCTCTAGTTTATAACAAACCAAAACAGTACCAACCACTCCCCAAAGCGACAAGTGTAGTGCTTAGAGCGCTGCTCTTAGGTGGTTCTGCACCAATAGCAGATAATCGTTGGTGGTGCATGATCCGCCAATAGGACACCCTCACGTCCGGATGATCCAGATAAGACAAAAAATATTGTTGGGGAAATGCTCCCCGACGACAGGTATAAAAGAGACCCATCTTCTCCAGAAGAAGGgatcacatctctctctctctctcaatcaaaACCAGAATTCTCTCGTATATCCACTAACTAGACCGCCGGAGTCTCATTCTGGGACCCCCTTCCGGACGATGACTGACGTCGACTCTTTCTTTGCTATGATTCTCAGGCTTAAATGGACGACGCAATCCACACACGGCATGAAGCTTGTAGACATATAACAAAATTTGACACCATCCGGGCGTGTACTCAGAGTTACAATACCTTAGATGGCAGTAATAACGGGAAAGGCACTTGCGGTATCCGGTGGGGGAGAAACGAGCCCACTTAGATCGATGTTGTTGCTCGATGACACACAACCATCTACCTCATACGGACAAGCCTCCGCCCACACGCCAACAACACAGATGCCACGTCCAATAACGGGAACCGAAGCGGCAGCAATCGCCGCCCTATGGTGACCTTCGCTCGTCACATCAGAACAACTGGTTGCAAACGCAATCGCAAAACCACAGTCGACAACGACTCAAAAGTCGCAAATGTTGACTCAACAGTCCGTACTGTCGACTTAACAGTCGCAACCGGCGATTTCTCAGCCGCAATCGTTACCACAACAGGTGGGGACAAACACTTGGTCCCCAGGGACCATATTGTCCTCCACACAATACTTAGTGTCAAGCTATCAGTTCTCCACAGTAGCAATAATTTTGCATAACCCACATTTCGCCAATAACCTCTGATGTTCAACCTCTAATTCCAACAGTCatatagattaaaccaccaaacaCTGCCATCGCAAGAGCTTAACCCCCACTCATCATCCCACAATCGACGATAATACCAAATATTCCCAAGTATGATTGTAACACCTGATCTCAGGTACACATTTAATTCAAGTAAAACTTCATATTTtacccttggactcgacgagttggaggctcaactcgtcgagtaggatcgactTTGGGGCGGGGaactaagtgacctactcgatgagtcgaaaGACCGACTGGGCGAGTAGGAGTTGTCtgatgaaaaccctaaattttagggtttttcccCCTATTTAAAGAAACAAACACCCTTGTGGCCTCCTTATCACTCCCTCAacgtccagaaaaccctaactcgCCACC
The genomic region above belongs to Lactuca sativa cultivar Salinas chromosome 4, Lsat_Salinas_v11, whole genome shotgun sequence and contains:
- the LOC111919513 gene encoding katanin p80 WD40 repeat-containing subunit B1 homolog KTN80.3 isoform X2, with product MAKRGYKLQEFVAHSANVNCIKIGKKTRRHFITGGDDEIVNVWSIGKAAPITSLSGHTSPIESVTFDSTEVLVAAGASSGVVKLWELEETKVFRTLNGHRSYCTSLEFHPFGEFLASGSMDTNLKIWDIRKKGCIHTYKGHKRAISTIRFTPDGRWVVSGGLDNVVKIWDLTAGKLLHEFKLHEGHIKSMDFHPIEFLLATGSSDRTVKFWDLETFELIGTTRPEATGVRSVTFHPDGRTLFCGLDNSLKVYSWEPIICHDAVDIGWSTLGDLCIDDGKLLGCSYYQNSIGVWATDVSHIEPYAHNMIAMEKAHVEPKTDLQESVIERVKTPRMSFIPSDDDTKDIKNIYVDSMTPVVSRKDGSNTNIQRRLFTDDVAIDSDSSEEKTHNSTSVSEECQKSSSNHEVSIDSSNKRLTPVKCVAVSNGKTRNLVEKFEKKESQKPNTDNMYVNGDTVEQPPVNVVTCAIPETATSPIKTPDNDMASLSVSEAKLSPVTFKASPKAKVLSVQRRPVASKRVISEKVRSPPMAVAQRCRASSQVIPERSRIRTRTSPLPAVPRQITSTHMTTEKPKFSPLFEDNPQTTGRGLMCKNDDTEDLMIDHELFLSTLQSRLTKLQVIGHFWAQNDTRGAINALQKLPDHAVHADVISVMLENTECLNLDHFSCLLPLLLGLLDSNTERHINVSLEMLLKLVAVFGPLITSTISTPPSVGVDLHAEKRFECCNECHVELQKIQKSLPNVIRRGGLTARSAQELNLVLQLS
- the LOC111919513 gene encoding katanin p80 WD40 repeat-containing subunit B1 homolog KTN80.3 isoform X1 — protein: MAKRGYKLQEFVAHSANVNCIKIGKKTRRHFITGGDDEIVNVWSIGKAAPITSLSGHTSPIESVTFDSTEVLVAAGASSGVVKLWELEETKVFRTLNGHRSYCTSLEFHPFGEFLASGSMDTNLKIWDIRKKGCIHTYKGHKRAISTIRFTPDGRWVVSGGLDNVVKIWDLTAGKLLHEFKLHEGHIKSMDFHPIEFLLATGSSDRTVKFWDLETFELIGTTRPEATGVRSVTFHPDGRTLFCGLDNSLKVYSWEPIICHDAVDIGWSTLGDLCIDDGKLLGCSYYQNSIGVWATDVSHIEPYAHNMIAMEKAHVEPKTDLQESVIERVKTPRMSFIPSDDDTKDIKNIYVDTAGMTPVVSRKDGSNTNIQRRLFTDDVAIDSDSSEEKTHNSTSVSEECQKSSSNHEVSIDSSNKRLTPVKCVAVSNGKTRNLVEKFEKKESQKPNTDNMYVNGDTVEQPPVNVVTCAIPETATSPIKTPDNDMASLSVSEAKLSPVTFKASPKAKVLSVQRRPVASKRVISEKVRSPPMAVAQRCRASSQVIPERSRIRTRTSPLPAVPRQITSTHMTTEKPKFSPLFEDNPQTTGRGLMCKNDDTEDLMIDHELFLSTLQSRLTKLQVIGHFWAQNDTRGAINALQKLPDHAVHADVISVMLENTECLNLDHFSCLLPLLLGLLDSNTERHINVSLEMLLKLVAVFGPLITSTISTPPSVGVDLHAEKRFECCNECHVELQKIQKSLPNVIRRGGLTARSAQELNLVLQLS